The Brasilonema sennae CENA114 genome includes a region encoding these proteins:
- a CDS encoding TatA/E family twin arginine-targeting protein translocase, giving the protein MNVFGIGLPEMALIFVVALLIFGPKKLPEVGRSLGKAIRGFQQASSEFQNEFQKEAVELQEAVKTTAELDTKQTTQPETKQIEATKLEQDTASSAQKS; this is encoded by the coding sequence ATGAATGTATTTGGTATCGGTTTGCCGGAAATGGCTTTAATCTTTGTGGTAGCACTGTTAATCTTTGGTCCGAAAAAGCTACCAGAAGTTGGTCGCAGCTTAGGAAAAGCAATTCGCGGTTTTCAACAAGCTTCTAGCGAGTTTCAAAACGAGTTTCAAAAAGAAGCAGTTGAGTTGCAAGAAGCAGTGAAAACGACTGCTGAACTAGATACCAAGCAAACAACTCAACCAGAAACTAAGCAAATAGAAGCAACTAAGTTGGAGCAAGACACTGCGAGTTCTGCCCAAAAAAGCTAG
- the rpsU gene encoding 30S ribosomal protein S21, whose translation MTQVLLGDNEGIDSALRRFKRQVSKAGILADVKFHRHFETPLEKRKRKAVAARRKRSMR comes from the coding sequence ATGACCCAGGTGCTTTTAGGAGACAATGAAGGAATTGATTCGGCTTTGCGTCGATTTAAACGGCAAGTTTCCAAAGCAGGAATCTTAGCTGATGTCAAGTTTCACAGACACTTTGAAACACCATTAGAAAAACGTAAACGCAAGGCTGTAGCTGCAAGACGCAAGCGAAGTATGAGATAA
- the pth gene encoding aminoacyl-tRNA hydrolase, whose product MTEAVAKKTLVIPQLIVGLGNPEPKYDQTRHNIGFAAVDALSRSWKIPLAENRKFQGEYGEGIAPNRDKIRLLKPLTYMNLSGQAMQAVTSWYKLQPELVLVIYDDMDLPLGKTRLRLSGSAGGHNGMKSAIAHLGTQNFPRLRIGIGKPKNAASNDEHGTVSHVLGRFSAAENQMVSVVLQFVGECVELSLNSGVEKAMNICNSRSFDSSQS is encoded by the coding sequence ATGACAGAAGCTGTTGCTAAAAAAACTTTGGTCATTCCCCAGCTAATTGTCGGGTTGGGGAACCCAGAACCCAAGTATGATCAAACACGCCACAATATTGGTTTTGCTGCTGTAGACGCGCTATCTCGTTCTTGGAAGATTCCCTTGGCAGAAAATCGCAAGTTTCAAGGCGAATATGGCGAAGGAATTGCACCAAATAGAGATAAAATCCGTTTGTTGAAGCCATTGACTTATATGAATCTTTCAGGACAAGCAATGCAAGCCGTGACAAGCTGGTATAAGCTGCAACCTGAATTGGTTTTAGTTATTTATGATGATATGGATTTGCCTTTGGGAAAAACTCGCCTGCGCTTATCTGGTTCCGCTGGAGGACATAACGGTATGAAAAGCGCGATCGCACACCTTGGGACACAAAACTTTCCTCGTTTACGTATTGGTATTGGTAAACCAAAAAATGCAGCGAGTAACGACGAACATGGTACTGTTTCTCATGTCTTAGGACGATTTTCTGCTGCTGAAAATCAGATGGTTTCTGTTGTACTACAGTTTGTGGGCGAATGCGTAGAACTCAGCCTGAATTCGGGAGTGGAAAAGGCAATGAATATTTGTAACAGCCGCTCTTTTGATAGTTCGCAATCTTAG